The uncultured Sphaerochaeta sp. genome includes the window GGAAGGTGCTGAGATAGTCCCCTCCACCTTTTCCCTTGGATGCGGCATTTCCCACGATTACAATGGGAAACTCCAGCCCCTTTGACTTATGGATCGACATAATCTGAAGCCCCGATTCCTGTTCCTTTATTACCTCGAGTTGGTCGATTTTTTCGTTCTGAACCAGATTTCGTCTCAGGAAATCGACAAATTGGCTGATACTCTTGCCCTGTTCTTCCTGAATCTGTGCAAGGCGGTGGAAAAAAGCAAAATGTTCGACATATACCTGATACTGCGGGTGGGAAACCAAGGAGAGGTAGTAACCACTCTCATACCAAAGCATCAGGGCAAGGGTACTCAACGATTCACTGCCTACCGCCTCGCGCAACCGCTGGTAAAAAGCCCCGCAAGAGGCCAACCGCTCAGCGTCATCCTCAGAGAGTAAAGGTAAGAGGGAAAAAAGTGGTTCTTGTATCACATGGGTAATAGCCCAATCGCTCAGGTTACAGAAGGGAGAGCGAAGGACTGTGGCATACGCTTGCTTATCTTCAGGATACAGCGTGAGCTGTAACATGGCATACAGATCGTTCGCTGGAGCTTCCAGCATCAAGGACCGTGCTGCCTGTACCGTATAGGGCACATCAAATCTCCTGAAGGCCTTCTCAAAACTCAGCTGGTTGCTGGTCGTACGAAGCAGGAGTGCAATATCGCTTGCCTTGGGTCTTCTTGGTCCCTCATTTGAGGGTATCAAGAACTCATCACTTTCAAGCATCTGCCTGACCAGTTTTGCAATGGTATATGCCTCAGCTTCAACGGAGGAAGCTTCCTCCTCCTCTTCGTCACCACCACTTTCCTGATAGGGCTTGATCAGAAGCGTACAGCTGCTTTGCACACCAGAGGAAGCATCACGGAACTCCAGCGTTGAGAAGTCTGCCTCGTAGCTCTCCCCCTCATTCTTCATGATGCTGGAAAACATCGTATTGAACAGCTTGATCAAGTCCGGCTCACTACGGTAGTTCCTTCCCAGGGTGATGGTCTCCCCTCCGATGGAAGCCAACTCTCCGCTCAGTTGCTTGAAAACCCGAACATCACTGCCCCTGAATCGATAGATCGACTGCTTTTCATCTCCTACAAAGAATAGCTTATCCTTCTGCAAATCCTCAGGCTGGGGGATGCCATCCCCTTCCCTGTCCAGTCGTTCCGCTAGCAGGTAGAGCATTGCTTTCTGCTGTGCATTATTATCCTGGAATTCATCAATCATGATGTAGCGGAATTTCTTCTTGTAGAAAGAGCGCAAAGCCTTGTCCTCAGCAAGCATCGTCACCGCAAGGGTAGAGACATCGGCAAAGGTAAGAATCCCGCTCGAGCGTTTTTCTCTCTGATACCTGCTTACAAACTCCTGCATGAATTCCATCACTGCATGTAGCTGCTCCTGAGCAAGCATAATACTCAACGCCATACAGAGCTTGCTTCTCAGCTCCCGATATATCGCCACTGTATCCTTAATGGTCTGGATATCATCTGCTTTCCCGTTTCCCGGAGCCCTACGATGGGCAAATTTGGAACACAACAAGGATCGCAGCTCATCCCTGTTCTTACAGGCATCCATCCTGGAGAGCATCGACTGTGCATCGCTCTTGTAGCCTTGTACAGTATTGCCCTTGTCGGTGAAGGAAGCGTAGAGAGTCAACATCTCACGGTACTGGACAAGCAGACGTTCATACTCCCTCTCCACTGCTGCAAGAATACGCTCAGCTCCCCCTACCTCAACAGTATTGGGTAGGCAGTAATAGGTACTTGCCAGTGGGACAAATACCTTGTCTATCAGGGTGTCTGGGGTATAGAGCTCACTGAGCAACTTCGCCCCCGGGCTCTGTGGATACACATCCAGCAATTCAGTAGCTACACGACGGATGGTTCCTAGGTTTTTCTCATCATCAATGACAAAATCCTGAGGCACTCCATAGGCCACAGAATTGCTCCTGACTATCGTTGCACAGAAGCTGTCCAATGTGGCGATGGCCGCTTCACTGAAGGTTTCAAGTTGTTGGGCAATATCTTCATCCTCAAGACAGGTAAGGAGATGCTTATGAATACGTTGATGCATCTCCCTTGCAGCCTTTCGGGTGAACGTCAGGGTCAGGATTTCATCACATCGGGCTTTTCTTTCAAGAACCAGACGAAGGAATCGGTAACTGAGAACCGTGGTCTTGCCTGAGCCGGCTCCGGCAGAGACAACACAGTTGTTCAGGACATTCACAGCCTTCCTCTGGTTGTCATCCAGCCTCGCATTTGTGTGCTTCAGAAACTCTTCGAATCGAATCATAGCGTTGCGTACCTCCTCCGGCACAAGGATCGGTAGGGACAAGGTCCACAATGTTTCTTTGATGGCGTTGCCATCAGATGCCCACCCTGCACGGCATCAAGCAGACTCTCCAGGCGCTGCTGCAGTTGCTCTTCACAAAGCAGTGCAGATGGATCATCCTCCTGGGACCAGAGCGTGTAGTACTTTTCGTCCTTGACGCTGTAGTAGGAAGCGTTGGATACGGAGACATCACGGTCATGGGTCAACAAGAATCGGTAGACGGGTAGCTGAAATGACTCAAGATGCCCCGAAACACGTTTTACCTCCGGTACCCCTTTTTTATAGTCGATGACAGCAAGCTTGGTATCCTCTGGAGGATTAAGGCTGATTACACGGTCGATTCGGCCGTTTATGAGAAGAGGAAATTGCTCTACCTCGTAGGATGCCTCGAATGCAATGGATCTTCCATGGGCGAACAGTGCCGATTCCGCATCAAGAATTGATGCCACCTTCTCCCTATAGCTGGCAATGATCCAGCTCCTCATCGATGGGGAAGGCCCACGCTGCCCATAGTAGGAGACCAGACACTCGTCAAACAGTGCATACAGGCGCTCCTGATACATCTCCCTTTTCTGGGGATCATAATCAGAAATCTCAGAGAAAAACCGCTGGTAGACTGTGTGAAGGAGCATTCCAATTCTCTGGTGGTCTACCGGCTGCACTTCATACTCCTCTGTTTTAAGTCCATAGAGATACCTTGCAAGCCATGCATACGGACAGTGGTCAAACTGGTCTATGCCGGTTGGGGAGAACTGGAATCTTCCCTTATCATCCTTGAGCCTTGCAATAAGGTCTGGCTTGATGGGATGGCGTGCATAGTCGTCAGCACGTTCAGCAAGTACGGTCTTCTTGGCTGCCAGAAACCAATCCCTCTGGCTTGCTGTTGCCTTCACATCAGGAAGAGCTGCATGCTTGTAGAGAAACAGTTCTGCAGCCAATGGATCGGTAATGGCCTGCTGATCAGCTTCATACTGTGTAAGGCGCCCATGCTGCAGGAAATAGGAAGGAACCATCATCTCCCCTTCATAGCGACGCATATGGCAGGAGAGGAAACGCTGTCCATCAGCGAGGGTTGCACAGCGGAAATGGGCTTCGGTGGTATCGACCTCCCTGCGTAGCGCCTTCTCAATCTGTTGAGGCAGAAAATTCAAGGGGCGTTCAACGCACCGCGAACCTTCTTGGTCAAGGGCAAGGATGAAAAGATAGTCAGCATTCAGAACAGATACCTGAGGCCACCCGTAGACGGCGATGCCCTCACTCTTCTGCTGAAATACATATCGCTTGTTCTGTAGGTGAGCAAGTAAAAAGGAAAAGATCCTGGGGTACGAGGTGATTCCGGTCTTCTCCATCGCATCCCTTACCTGAGCCATGGCATCAAGACAGAACGCATAGACATCTTCCCCCGGAGTGCCGACCCACTGGGTTGGAATGAAGTAGGTATCCTGGAAGTGATTGATTTTCCGTCGTAAGTCCTCAATATCCTCAGCCTGGACAATTGCTATGATGCTCTTCTTCAAACCCTCATACCACCTCTGCAAATCCCTGTCTCCCAGCAAGGAACTGTACTGATCCTCTCCATACAGGGAACCATGCATGACTGACTGCCTGACTGCACGCTTGATGAAAATACGATGTTTTTCTCCCTCAGCCCAGGGAATACCAGGATCGAGTAAGAGTGATTTCAAGCTTTCCAGACTGAATTGTTCGTCATATACCTCTTGAATCAGGCTGAGAAACCGCCCACTGCTGTAGGCAAGTACCGATTTCCCTTCCCTTACCGTCAAGGGGATACCATAAAGCATTGCTTCCTCGCGGAGTACATCCATGAGGGTGTCGGTTGCAGTAGTGCCGATTAAAATCTGGTGTGTATCCACTCCTGCATCCAAGAGATCCCTCACCCTTTTGAGCGTTTGCTTGATCTCTACGAGGTGGTTGGGAAACACTTCCAAGAACACTGAAGGATCCTCTTCAGGAGCTTTCCTTAGTTCCATGAAGGATGGCCTTCCCAGCTGTTCGTACAAGCTCTCCGCCTCCGGGTTGGTATCTGCGAAAAGAATGCAATATGACTTTCCAGTGTCCCAGTCATCTGGTATGCTTGGCTTCTCGTACCTGGGTTCGAACAGTTGATGCTCATCCAGGAACTGCTGGTACTGCCCATAGAGCACCAATAGGTCCGTCTGCATGGCAGAGTCGAGGTTACTGAGCACCTCCCCCTGGCATGCTTCCACGAGGGATGGCAATAACTTGGCAAGATATCCTTTCACCCGGTTGTTCATCTCCGGATACGTTGGATTGAGAAAATAGCGAAGCAAACTCCCCGACTCGAGTAGCTGATGGATAAAGAGCTGACGGGTAAGACTGTTTGCCGGGGCCATGGTTTCATGATGAGGCAGAAAATAGCCTCGAAAGGTATCATAGGAGATGGCTCTCTCCGCCAGGATTGCATGATGTTTCCCATGGAGCGCATAGTCTACCAGGTATGATCGAGCTGCAACCTCGGTGGGGAATACACAAATCAATCCCTGGTCAAAAGCCTCGTGCACATAGGAACGTTTCGTTTGTGATAGACTCATACGTTGCAGTATATCATGTTTGTGTGTACGATGAGCGTACGTCATGGAAAAACCAAGAAGAAACTTGATGCAGAAGGATACAAAAATAGAAAGTTCGCCCTTCAGCTTGGCACTGGCCATGGTTCTCAGCCTGCTTTTTTGGCTGATACTGGGCCCTTACTTTGTAACTATGCTTGGGCATTTCAACATCCCCTACCTAAGGGCAAATGCACCCTTCCTTGCCATGGCTTTGGGTATCGTAGTCTCATGGAAGCTGTTGCTTACCACAAGTCCACGATCACTTATCACCGACCACAGTACATTTCGTCTCATCCTCTTTTTCAAGAGTATGGGGGCATATCTTCTGGTGGCAATGCTTTTTCTACTTCTTGGACTCATGGTTGAACCAGAGGCATACAGTACCAGTGACGCTTCCATTCTGGAACATCTGATGTTGCTTCCCTTGGTCCTGGTCCTTACCCCCATCCAGACCAGCAGTGAGGAAGTGGTATTCAGGGTATTCCCCATTCGGGTTGTGCAAGGGGAAAAACTGAGAAGAGGGGCAATGAGAAATGTCCTTGCCTGTGTACTTTCTGCAATCCTGTTCACGGCCCCCCATCTCTCAAACAGGGAACTAGGCAGTGCAGAGAACCCAACGCTCGTCTTGGTATTCTACGCACTCTTCGGTGGTCTGGTTACTGCGCTGAGCATTGCCACTGGAGGATTTGAACCAGCTCTGGCAATCCACGCAGCCAATAACCTCTTTGTTGCCCTTATCTGCAACTACCAGGGGTCCTCCCTTCCCAGCCTTCCACTCCTGACCACCACCAAAGCAATCGGTACTCCCTTGGATCTCCTGCAACTCATCATTGGGTTGTTAATGGTATTCCTCATGGTCAGAAAGGATATCATGGCTCAACTCCACATGCAAAAATGATAAAGTCTGGTTTTCGATAGGAACGGGCCACCGCATTGCGATGGCCCGAATAAATAATACGATTTAACGTGTCTTACAGTACGCGGAAAGCATCCCGTCCAGCATACTTAGCGGTATCACCAAGGTAATCCTCGATGCGCAGAAGCTGGTTGTACTTGGCAAGACGGTCAGAGCGGCTCATGCTACCGGTCTTGATCTGTCCAGTCTCAAGAGCAACTACGAGGTCAGCAATGAAGTTGTCCTCGGTCTCTCCGGAGCGATGGGAAACGATTGAGGTGTAGCCGTTGCGCTTTGCAAGGTCAATAGCCTCGAAGGTCTCAGTGAGGGTACCGATCTGGTTCACCTTGATCAGGATGGAGTTACCAACACCCTTCTCAAGACCCATCTTCAGTCTCTCAACATTGGTTACAAACAAGTCATCACCAACAAGCTGGACACGGTCGCCGATACGATCGGTGAGCAACTTCCAACCTTCCCAGTCGTCCTCGGCCATGCCGTCTTCGATTGAGATGATCGGGTAGCGGTTTGCCCAGTCTTCCCAGAGGTCAACCATCTGTGCACTGGTGAGCTTGTCACCGGTGGACCATCTGAGGGTATAGGTCTTGGTCTTCTCGTCGTACAGCTCACTGCTGGCCGGGTCAAGAGCAATCATGAAGTCCCCATCACGACCGGTGGTGTAACCAGCAGCCTTGATAGCTTCCATGATAACCTCAAGAGCCTCTTCATTGGACTGCAAGTCGGGAGCGAAACCGCCCTCATCACCAACAGAGGTGTTGTACTTGCGTCCCTTCAGGACTGATTTCAGGTTGTGGAAAACCTCTGCGGTCATGCGAAGTCCCTCGCGGAGGGAAGCAGCACCGATCGGCATTACCATGAACTCCTGGAAGTCAACCTTGTTATCGCTGTGTGCACCACCGTTGAGGATGTTTGCCATCGGAACGGGAAGTGTGCATGCGTGGTAAGCACCAAGATACTTGTACAGCGGCAGACCAAGGTAGTCAGCAGCAGCACGGGCAACAGCCATGGAAACACCAAGGATTGCGTTTGCACCAAGCTTTGCCTTATTTGGAGTACCGTCAAGAGCAATCATAGCGCGGTCGATAGCAACCTGGTCAAGAGAATCCATACCTTCAAGTTCAGGTGCGATGATGTTGTTGACATTGTCTACAGCCTTCAAAACGCCCTTACCAAGATAGCGGCTCTTGTCCCCATCACGCAGCTCTACAGCTTCGTGGACTCCGGTGGAAGCACCAGAAGGAACTGCTGCACGGCCCATGGAACCATCCTCAAGAATGACATCTACTTCAACGGTGGGGTTACCACGTGAGTCAAGGATTTCCCTGGCTTCGATAAATTCAATAATGCTCATGAATATTCTCCTAATTACTGTATTGGAATAACAGTACTAATATTCGTATCTTTTACCGCTAATGTCAAGGCGAACGCACTTGTCGCCCCCCTTCTTAGCGGGCTATCATAGACCTATGGATAATGAACATGTAGCATATCGTTTGCCTGTTTTAAGTAGGGATCTCCTCGATTCCATCATCTTTGCGATGGAAGATCAAGCGAACTATTACTTCCTTGATCTCAAGGATGAGTTTCTCGTGAGAGAGGATGAGATACAATATCTCGATGATATTGATGAAGAAGAGCGAGAGAACCGGTTCATTCCCATACCTGACTGGGAACCATCTGATGGTTTTCATCTCATGGAAATGTTTGCAAACAGGGTAAGGAATCCCCTCTATCGGTCCCGCCTTCTTGCCGCCCTACAGAGCGGGAGGGGGGTCTTCAGAAAGTTCAAGGACACGCTCAGCGAGACACCAATACTGGAGCGAAAATGGTTCAGTTTCCGTGATGAACAACTTAAGCGTGTGGTTGTCTCCTGGTACCGGGAACAGGAGAGCCTTAATCAACTGCTGGAGTTGAGCGATGGAGAGACAGAACTCACCGAAGACATCCTGTTGGAAGACTTCACCTTTGAAACCCTTGAAGGACCGGTAACCGAAGAGATCATGAACATGGTCCAATCATTGGTAACTGAACTTGAGGCAGGCAGTGAAGAAGACCGCATTGCAAGCGTGGTTTTGATGCGTCACCTGGAACTCGACGAACTCGATCATTTCTACTTGGCCAAAGCACAGGATGGGAGTTTGGCAGCATTCCTCTCCTACACCATGCTTGCCGACTATCTCGTGGAAGTACCACTGTTTGGAGTCAAGGCAGAGTACCGTGGACTTGGCCTTTTCCGTCTCCTTTTCGACTCATTCAGCCGTCAGATGGCTCGCTTCCACTACCAGAAGGTTGTAATCACCTTGGCATCTGGGTTCCTGGGAATGGAAAAACTCTTTGCCCCCTATGGTGCTAAGGAAGTTACCAAACAGCTCATTATTGATACAAAGAGTTGGAATACAACCCATCCAAGCTCAGAAGAAGCCTTTCTCTAAGCCTCTGTACCCAGTACAGCACTTTTGTTAGACTGGAGGGTAAGGAGAACTACAATAGATGCGTGTAACCATTTGCGAAGACAAACATGACATGGGCTACCAGGCAGCAAAGCTAGGCATTACCATTATTCAGGATGCAATCGAGAAGAAAGGCCATGCTGTCATATCCGTCGCAACCGGTTTAAGTCAATTCTCCCTCTACGAACATCTTGCAAAAGCAGACATTGACTGGAGCAAGGTAGAGGCATTCGGCTTGGCTGAATATGTAGATCTTCCCGACACCCACTCTTCCAGTTTCCGTTATTACTTGAACAATCGCTTTGTCGAGAAGGTAACTCACCTTGGTGCATTTCACCAGATCAACGGCGATGCAGAGAATTTGGAAGAAGAGGTCAAGAGATTGAACGCTCTCATCAAAAAGAAAAAAGTGGATGTCTCCTTCCTTGGCATTGGGGAAAACGGACATATCGGGTTCAACGACCCCCCTGCCAATTTTGAAACCGACGACCCCTACATTGTGGTGGAGCTTGAGGACCGATGCAGAAGACAACAGGTAAGCGAAGGTTGGTTCCCAAAGATTGATGAGGTTCCCTCAAAAGCAATCACCATGTCTGTAAGGCAGATCCTGAAAGCCAAACATCTTATCTGCTCCGTACCCGACCAAAGAAAAGCACGTGCGGTTGCCATGTGTCTCTATGACCAGATAGGGGTCTACTCCCCTTGTGCTGCGCTCAGGACAAAGAAAGAGTGCACCTTGTTCCTGGACCGCACCGCTTCCATGTTGGTGATGGGCGACCGAAGATAGGCTTCTAGGATGGATGAAGAGGAAAAGGATTGGGGTATTGCCTCTAATATATTAGTATGTTAGACTATTAGTATAACATATATGGAGGCACCACTCATGATGCATATGTCACTTCGCTGGTTCGGCTCAAAGCACGATACCGTTACCCTACAACAGATCCGCCAGATTCCAGGCGTTGAAGGGGTTATCACCACCCTCTACGATATTCCCGCTGGGGAAGTTTGGCCGATCGAAAGAATCCAGGAGCTCAAGAAAGAGGTAGAAGCCGCTGATTTGAAAGTACTCGGCATTGAGAGCGTCAATATTCATGACGCCATCAAGATTGGTGGAGAGGACCGCGACAAGTACATCGCAAACTACATCCAGACCCTTGAGAACCTCGGCAAGGAAGGAATTACCACTGTCTGTTACAACTTCATGCCGGTCTTCGACTGGACCAGGACTGAACTTGCCAAGATGAGAAGTGACGGAAGCACCGTATTGGCATATGACCAGAAAGTGGTTGATGGGATCGACCCACAGTCTTTCCTCGACCAGACGAACAATAGCTCCCAGGGCTTCGAGATGCCGGGCTGGGAACCAGAACGCCTTGCCAAGATCAAGGAACTGATGGAAGCGTACAGGGATGTCTCTGATGACAAACTCTTCGAGAACCTTGTCTACTTCCTTAAAGCAATCCAGCCAACCTGTGAAACGTACGGCATCAAGATGGCTATCCATCCGGATGATCCAGCCTGGCCTGTGTTTGGGCTGCCAAGGATCATTACCAGCAAGGAGAAAATCCTGAAAGTCATGAAGGCTGTTGATGCACCATTCAATGGACTCACCTTCTGTGCAGGATCTTTTGGAACCAATCCAAAGAACGACCTTCCCGGTATTATCCGCTCACTGCCCGGAAGAATCCATTTTGCCCATATCAGGAACCTGCATCATTTTGGAGAGGGAGTGTTTGAGGAAGCTGCCCACCTCTCAAGCGATGGTTCCTTTGATCTCTATGAGATTGTAAAGGCACTTTATGACATCGGCTTCGAAGGGCCAGCTCGACCAGACCATGGAAGAATGATCTGGGGAGAAGTGGCAATGCCCGGCTATGGATTGTATGACCGTGCACTCGGTGCATCCTACATTCTCGGGCTTTACGAGGCTATTCAGAAAAGTGACCAGAGGAAATAGTATGGCACAAATAGTTCGTGTTACTGCATCTGAGGAAATCTATCAGACCCTTCGGGACGAAATTCTCTCCCTGCGCTTCAAGCCGGGAGAGGAGTTGAACCTGCAACAGCTCTCCGTGCAGTTGCAGGTCAGTCGCTCTCCTGTCAGGGATGCACTCATGAGATTGAGCTCTGACAACCTGGTTGATATCTTTCCACAAAAAGGAACCCGAGTCTCACTCATCAATCTAAAGCAGGTTGAAGAGGAACGTTTTTTGCGCAAAAGCCTTGAAGACCATGCAGTCAAGAAATTCATCTACGTGGCACGTGATGATCATTTCAAGGCTATGGAAGCTGCAATTGAAGAACAGGCAGCGCATGCAATAGGTGATGATTTCATCAAATTCCTTGAAGCTGACAACACCTTCCATGCAATCATCTTCCATGCCATTGGTATGCAACGCATCTGGA containing:
- a CDS encoding UvrD-helicase domain-containing protein; amino-acid sequence: MIRFEEFLKHTNARLDDNQRKAVNVLNNCVVSAGAGSGKTTVLSYRFLRLVLERKARCDEILTLTFTRKAAREMHQRIHKHLLTCLEDEDIAQQLETFSEAAIATLDSFCATIVRSNSVAYGVPQDFVIDDEKNLGTIRRVATELLDVYPQSPGAKLLSELYTPDTLIDKVFVPLASTYYCLPNTVEVGGAERILAAVEREYERLLVQYREMLTLYASFTDKGNTVQGYKSDAQSMLSRMDACKNRDELRSLLCSKFAHRRAPGNGKADDIQTIKDTVAIYRELRSKLCMALSIMLAQEQLHAVMEFMQEFVSRYQREKRSSGILTFADVSTLAVTMLAEDKALRSFYKKKFRYIMIDEFQDNNAQQKAMLYLLAERLDREGDGIPQPEDLQKDKLFFVGDEKQSIYRFRGSDVRVFKQLSGELASIGGETITLGRNYRSEPDLIKLFNTMFSSIMKNEGESYEADFSTLEFRDASSGVQSSCTLLIKPYQESGGDEEEEEASSVEAEAYTIAKLVRQMLESDEFLIPSNEGPRRPKASDIALLLRTTSNQLSFEKAFRRFDVPYTVQAARSLMLEAPANDLYAMLQLTLYPEDKQAYATVLRSPFCNLSDWAITHVIQEPLFSLLPLLSEDDAERLASCGAFYQRLREAVGSESLSTLALMLWYESGYYLSLVSHPQYQVYVEHFAFFHRLAQIQEEQGKSISQFVDFLRRNLVQNEKIDQLEVIKEQESGLQIMSIHKSKGLEFPIVIVGNAASKGKGGGDYLSTFLDIPLPHYLSSSYHISATKQETVRHAGTLFAGSEEQDMEIAELKRLLYVAMTRAETHLILSGAFSKNNRGLNPDKKADTLLQMLVGSLSLDIDNPVHDEGILKVRPIESIPEHFLYSGEREDSLAVLERLQTAESWYDQATPDCKGHPIRIATTKLHPLVHGGEGVQLPRYPSDEILGGYTEDQVTGFGTFVHALCEQMVLGNEVKELASLMPDSLTRVMKTQELTVLQQDALVLCSGFIKSEWYEREVKPYPAQCEVGFFSAVEQEGRTVVAEGSIDLLVRQNDTYLVIDFKTDRWRNEDVHRLQVATYMQATNRMYQRPVRGCVIYLRDPDQVLVWEGENL
- a CDS encoding PD-(D/E)XK nuclease family protein, giving the protein MSLSQTKRSYVHEAFDQGLICVFPTEVAARSYLVDYALHGKHHAILAERAISYDTFRGYFLPHHETMAPANSLTRQLFIHQLLESGSLLRYFLNPTYPEMNNRVKGYLAKLLPSLVEACQGEVLSNLDSAMQTDLLVLYGQYQQFLDEHQLFEPRYEKPSIPDDWDTGKSYCILFADTNPEAESLYEQLGRPSFMELRKAPEEDPSVFLEVFPNHLVEIKQTLKRVRDLLDAGVDTHQILIGTTATDTLMDVLREEAMLYGIPLTVREGKSVLAYSSGRFLSLIQEVYDEQFSLESLKSLLLDPGIPWAEGEKHRIFIKRAVRQSVMHGSLYGEDQYSSLLGDRDLQRWYEGLKKSIIAIVQAEDIEDLRRKINHFQDTYFIPTQWVGTPGEDVYAFCLDAMAQVRDAMEKTGITSYPRIFSFLLAHLQNKRYVFQQKSEGIAVYGWPQVSVLNADYLFILALDQEGSRCVERPLNFLPQQIEKALRREVDTTEAHFRCATLADGQRFLSCHMRRYEGEMMVPSYFLQHGRLTQYEADQQAITDPLAAELFLYKHAALPDVKATASQRDWFLAAKKTVLAERADDYARHPIKPDLIARLKDDKGRFQFSPTGIDQFDHCPYAWLARYLYGLKTEEYEVQPVDHQRIGMLLHTVYQRFFSEISDYDPQKREMYQERLYALFDECLVSYYGQRGPSPSMRSWIIASYREKVASILDAESALFAHGRSIAFEASYEVEQFPLLINGRIDRVISLNPPEDTKLAVIDYKKGVPEVKRVSGHLESFQLPVYRFLLTHDRDVSVSNASYYSVKDEKYYTLWSQEDDPSALLCEEQLQQRLESLLDAVQGGHLMATPSKKHCGPCPYRSLCRRRYATL
- a CDS encoding type II CAAX endopeptidase family protein, which gives rise to MEKPRRNLMQKDTKIESSPFSLALAMVLSLLFWLILGPYFVTMLGHFNIPYLRANAPFLAMALGIVVSWKLLLTTSPRSLITDHSTFRLILFFKSMGAYLLVAMLFLLLGLMVEPEAYSTSDASILEHLMLLPLVLVLTPIQTSSEEVVFRVFPIRVVQGEKLRRGAMRNVLACVLSAILFTAPHLSNRELGSAENPTLVLVFYALFGGLVTALSIATGGFEPALAIHAANNLFVALICNYQGSSLPSLPLLTTTKAIGTPLDLLQLIIGLLMVFLMVRKDIMAQLHMQK
- the eno gene encoding phosphopyruvate hydratase — its product is MSIIEFIEAREILDSRGNPTVEVDVILEDGSMGRAAVPSGASTGVHEAVELRDGDKSRYLGKGVLKAVDNVNNIIAPELEGMDSLDQVAIDRAMIALDGTPNKAKLGANAILGVSMAVARAAADYLGLPLYKYLGAYHACTLPVPMANILNGGAHSDNKVDFQEFMVMPIGAASLREGLRMTAEVFHNLKSVLKGRKYNTSVGDEGGFAPDLQSNEEALEVIMEAIKAAGYTTGRDGDFMIALDPASSELYDEKTKTYTLRWSTGDKLTSAQMVDLWEDWANRYPIISIEDGMAEDDWEGWKLLTDRIGDRVQLVGDDLFVTNVERLKMGLEKGVGNSILIKVNQIGTLTETFEAIDLAKRNGYTSIVSHRSGETEDNFIADLVVALETGQIKTGSMSRSDRLAKYNQLLRIEDYLGDTAKYAGRDAFRVL
- a CDS encoding UPF0158 family protein; protein product: MDNEHVAYRLPVLSRDLLDSIIFAMEDQANYYFLDLKDEFLVREDEIQYLDDIDEEERENRFIPIPDWEPSDGFHLMEMFANRVRNPLYRSRLLAALQSGRGVFRKFKDTLSETPILERKWFSFRDEQLKRVVVSWYREQESLNQLLELSDGETELTEDILLEDFTFETLEGPVTEEIMNMVQSLVTELEAGSEEDRIASVVLMRHLELDELDHFYLAKAQDGSLAAFLSYTMLADYLVEVPLFGVKAEYRGLGLFRLLFDSFSRQMARFHYQKVVITLASGFLGMEKLFAPYGAKEVTKQLIIDTKSWNTTHPSSEEAFL
- a CDS encoding glucosamine-6-phosphate deaminase — translated: MRVTICEDKHDMGYQAAKLGITIIQDAIEKKGHAVISVATGLSQFSLYEHLAKADIDWSKVEAFGLAEYVDLPDTHSSSFRYYLNNRFVEKVTHLGAFHQINGDAENLEEEVKRLNALIKKKKVDVSFLGIGENGHIGFNDPPANFETDDPYIVVELEDRCRRQQVSEGWFPKIDEVPSKAITMSVRQILKAKHLICSVPDQRKARAVAMCLYDQIGVYSPCAALRTKKECTLFLDRTASMLVMGDRR
- the uxuA gene encoding mannonate dehydratase; the encoded protein is MHMSLRWFGSKHDTVTLQQIRQIPGVEGVITTLYDIPAGEVWPIERIQELKKEVEAADLKVLGIESVNIHDAIKIGGEDRDKYIANYIQTLENLGKEGITTVCYNFMPVFDWTRTELAKMRSDGSTVLAYDQKVVDGIDPQSFLDQTNNSSQGFEMPGWEPERLAKIKELMEAYRDVSDDKLFENLVYFLKAIQPTCETYGIKMAIHPDDPAWPVFGLPRIITSKEKILKVMKAVDAPFNGLTFCAGSFGTNPKNDLPGIIRSLPGRIHFAHIRNLHHFGEGVFEEAAHLSSDGSFDLYEIVKALYDIGFEGPARPDHGRMIWGEVAMPGYGLYDRALGASYILGLYEAIQKSDQRK
- a CDS encoding GntR family transcriptional regulator — encoded protein: MAQIVRVTASEEIYQTLRDEILSLRFKPGEELNLQQLSVQLQVSRSPVRDALMRLSSDNLVDIFPQKGTRVSLINLKQVEEERFLRKSLEDHAVKKFIYVARDDHFKAMEAAIEEQAAHAIGDDFIKFLEADNTFHAIIFHAIGMQRIWNIILAQGGNHHRIRLLSFYQKNVLADIIEQHRLMLNALKHKQLDAILNLEDKHLSKLLQETELMVGRYPEYFKQERTYAPLQFQHQQAWRPS